The Populus alba chromosome 6, ASM523922v2, whole genome shotgun sequence genome contains a region encoding:
- the LOC118048373 gene encoding carotene epsilon-monooxygenase, chloroplastic isoform X1 codes for MMSLTFSVSSLHPLYKYKPISTTTLPPKPRFLSIKSSLDDETQKQTSWVSPDWLTSLTRSLSLGRNDDSGIPIASAKLEDVSDLLGGALFLPLFKWMNDYGPIYRLAAGPRNFVIVSDPAIAKHVLKNYGTKYAKGLVAEVSEFLFGSGFAIAEGSLWTARRRAVVPSLHRKYLSVIVERVFCKCAERLVEKLQADALNGNAVNMEEKFSQLTLDVIGLSVFNYNFDSLTTDSPVIDAVYTALKEAEARSTDLLPYWKIDALCKIIPRQIKAAKAVMVIRQTVEELIEKCKKIVEIEGEKINEEEYVNDNDPSILRFLLASREEVSSVQLRDDLLSMLVAGHETTGSVLTWTLYLLSKDSSTLMKAQEEVDRVLQGRPPTYDDIKDLKYLTRCINESLRLYPHPPVLIRRAQVADVLPGNYKVNAGQDIMISVYNIHHSSKVWERAEEFVPERFGLDGPVPNESNTDFRFIPFSGGPRKCVGDQFALLEAIVALAIFLQKINFELVPDQNIRMTTGATIHTTDGLYMKLSQRDTKNVFASSSSGRPTEVRG; via the exons ATGATGTCACTTACCTTCTCCGTCTCCTCTCTTCATCCTCTCTACAAGTACAAACCCATCTCCACCACCACTCTCCCTCCAAAACCTCGGTTTCTGTCCATCAAATCTTCTTTAGACGAcgaaacccaaaaacaaaccTCTTGGGTCAGCCCAGACTGGCTAACGTCCCTCACTCGCTCCCTATCCTTAGGCCGAAACGATGATTCAGGGATTCCCATTGCCAGTGCTAAGCTTGAAGATGTGTCTGATCTTTTAGGTGGTGCTTTGTTTCTCCCTTTGTTTAAATGGATGAATGATTATGGGCCCATTTACCGTCTCGCTGCTGGCCCTAGAAATTTCGTTATAGTTAGTGACCCTGCTATTgctaaacatgttttaaaaaattatggtacCAAGTATGCCAAAGGCCTTGTTGCTGAAGTCTCTGAGTTTCTCTTCGGCTCCGGTTTTGCTATCGCCGAGGGCTCGCTTTGGACT GCAAGGCGCAGGGCAGTGGTGCCTTCACTGCACAGGAAGTATTTGTCAGTGATAGTTGAAAGGGTGTTTTGCAAATGTGCAGAAAGGTTGGTGGAGAAGTTACAAGCTGATGCATTGAATGGCAATGCTGTAAATATGGAAGAGAAGTTTTCTCAATTGACACTTGATGTCATTGGTCTTTCAGTATTCAACTACAATTTTGATTCATTAACTACTGATAGTCCTGTTATTGATGCTGTTTACACTGCATTGAAAGAGGCAGAGGCTCGTTCCACTGACCTTTTGCCATATTGGAAG ATTGATGCTTTGTGTAAGATTATACCGAGACAAATAAAAGCGGCAAAAGCGGTTATGGTTATTAGGCAAACTGTTGAGGAACTTATTGAGAAATGCAAAAAGATTGTGGAAATTGAGGGTGAGAAAATAAACGAGGAGGAATATGTGAACGACAATGATCCGAGCATTCTCCGGTTTTTGCTCGCCAGCAGGGAAGAG GTTTCAAGTGTACAGTTACGAGATGACCTACTGTCAATGTTAGTTGCTGGCCATGAGACAACTGGTTCAGTATTGACTTGGACTTTGTATCTCCTGAGTAAG GATTCTTCTACATTGATGAAAGCACAAGAAGAGGTTGACCGAGTACTACAGGGAAGGCCTCCTACCTATGATGATATAAAGGATCTAAAGTATTTGACACGCTGCATAAATGAGTCCCTACGTCTCTACCCACATCCTCCT GTCTTGATAAGAAGAGCTCAAGTTGCTGATGTGCTTCCTGGTAATTACAAGGTTAATGCTGGACAAGATATAATGATTTCAGTGTACAATATTCATCACTCCTCCAAG GTCTGGGAGAGAGCAGAAGAGTTTGTGCCAGAGAGATTTGGCTTGGATGGCCCAGTGCCTAAtgaatcaaacacagattttag GTTCATTCCTTTCAGTGGAGGACCCCGTAAATGCGTTGGTGACCAGTTTGCTTTACTTGAAGCCATTGTTGCACTTGCAATCTTTCTACAGAAAATTAACTTTGAGCTGGTTCCTGATCAGAACATCCGCATGACTACTGGAGCAACAATACACACTACAGAT GGCCTGTACATGAAACTCAGCCAAAGAGACACTAAAAATGTCTTTGCTTCATCTTCTTCTGG AAGACCAACCGAGGTAAGAGGTTGA
- the LOC118048373 gene encoding carotene epsilon-monooxygenase, chloroplastic isoform X2 translates to MMSLTFSVSSLHPLYKYKPISTTTLPPKPRFLSIKSSLDDETQKQTSWVSPDWLTSLTRSLSLGRNDDSGIPIASAKLEDVSDLLGGALFLPLFKWMNDYGPIYRLAAGPRNFVIVSDPAIAKHVLKNYGTKYAKGLVAEVSEFLFGSGFAIAEGSLWTARRRAVVPSLHRKYLSVIVERVFCKCAERLVEKLQADALNGNAVNMEEKFSQLTLDVIGLSVFNYNFDSLTTDSPVIDAVYTALKEAEARSTDLLPYWKIDALCKIIPRQIKAAKAVMVIRQTVEELIEKCKKIVEIEGEKINEEEYVNDNDPSILRFLLASREEVSSVQLRDDLLSMLVAGHETTGSVLTWTLYLLSKDSSTLMKAQEEVDRVLQGRPPTYDDIKDLKYLTRCINESLRLYPHPPVLIRRAQVADVLPGNYKVNAGQDIMISVYNIHHSSKVWERAEEFVPERFGLDGPVPNESNTDFRFIPFSGGPRKCVGDQFALLEAIVALAIFLQKINFELVPDQNIRMTTGATIHTTDGLYMKLSQRDTKNVFASSSSGGSRCNL, encoded by the exons ATGATGTCACTTACCTTCTCCGTCTCCTCTCTTCATCCTCTCTACAAGTACAAACCCATCTCCACCACCACTCTCCCTCCAAAACCTCGGTTTCTGTCCATCAAATCTTCTTTAGACGAcgaaacccaaaaacaaaccTCTTGGGTCAGCCCAGACTGGCTAACGTCCCTCACTCGCTCCCTATCCTTAGGCCGAAACGATGATTCAGGGATTCCCATTGCCAGTGCTAAGCTTGAAGATGTGTCTGATCTTTTAGGTGGTGCTTTGTTTCTCCCTTTGTTTAAATGGATGAATGATTATGGGCCCATTTACCGTCTCGCTGCTGGCCCTAGAAATTTCGTTATAGTTAGTGACCCTGCTATTgctaaacatgttttaaaaaattatggtacCAAGTATGCCAAAGGCCTTGTTGCTGAAGTCTCTGAGTTTCTCTTCGGCTCCGGTTTTGCTATCGCCGAGGGCTCGCTTTGGACT GCAAGGCGCAGGGCAGTGGTGCCTTCACTGCACAGGAAGTATTTGTCAGTGATAGTTGAAAGGGTGTTTTGCAAATGTGCAGAAAGGTTGGTGGAGAAGTTACAAGCTGATGCATTGAATGGCAATGCTGTAAATATGGAAGAGAAGTTTTCTCAATTGACACTTGATGTCATTGGTCTTTCAGTATTCAACTACAATTTTGATTCATTAACTACTGATAGTCCTGTTATTGATGCTGTTTACACTGCATTGAAAGAGGCAGAGGCTCGTTCCACTGACCTTTTGCCATATTGGAAG ATTGATGCTTTGTGTAAGATTATACCGAGACAAATAAAAGCGGCAAAAGCGGTTATGGTTATTAGGCAAACTGTTGAGGAACTTATTGAGAAATGCAAAAAGATTGTGGAAATTGAGGGTGAGAAAATAAACGAGGAGGAATATGTGAACGACAATGATCCGAGCATTCTCCGGTTTTTGCTCGCCAGCAGGGAAGAG GTTTCAAGTGTACAGTTACGAGATGACCTACTGTCAATGTTAGTTGCTGGCCATGAGACAACTGGTTCAGTATTGACTTGGACTTTGTATCTCCTGAGTAAG GATTCTTCTACATTGATGAAAGCACAAGAAGAGGTTGACCGAGTACTACAGGGAAGGCCTCCTACCTATGATGATATAAAGGATCTAAAGTATTTGACACGCTGCATAAATGAGTCCCTACGTCTCTACCCACATCCTCCT GTCTTGATAAGAAGAGCTCAAGTTGCTGATGTGCTTCCTGGTAATTACAAGGTTAATGCTGGACAAGATATAATGATTTCAGTGTACAATATTCATCACTCCTCCAAG GTCTGGGAGAGAGCAGAAGAGTTTGTGCCAGAGAGATTTGGCTTGGATGGCCCAGTGCCTAAtgaatcaaacacagattttag GTTCATTCCTTTCAGTGGAGGACCCCGTAAATGCGTTGGTGACCAGTTTGCTTTACTTGAAGCCATTGTTGCACTTGCAATCTTTCTACAGAAAATTAACTTTGAGCTGGTTCCTGATCAGAACATCCGCATGACTACTGGAGCAACAATACACACTACAGAT GGCCTGTACATGAAACTCAGCCAAAGAGACACTAAAAATGTCTTTGCTTCATCTTCTTCTGG AGGTAGCCGTTGTAATCTTTGA
- the LOC118048372 gene encoding nicotinate N-methyltransferase 1 yields MALNEESAEKRKSARLVIFELANMISVPMSLNAIVRLKVADAIWQGGSNAPLSASQILQRIASTGSDPENLQRILRMLTSYGVFEEHLTIESSPLDGSASARKYSLTEVGKTLVTDTEGLSYAPYVLQHHQDALMKAWPLVHEAVLDPTTEPFVKANGEPAYDYYGKQPEMNELMLKAMSGVSVPFMEAMLDGYDGFKGVERLVDVGGSAGDCLRMILKKHPGVRQGINFDLPEVVAKAPIIPGVTNVGGDMFKSIPDGDAIFMKWILTTWTDNECKLIMENCYKALPVGGKLIACEPVLPKDSDDSHRTRALLEGDIFVMTIYRAKGKHRTEEEFKQLGQSVGFSHFRAFYVDYFYTVLEFQK; encoded by the exons ATGGCATTAAACGAGGAGAGTgcagagaagaggaagagtGCAAGACTGGTGATCTTTGAGCTAGCCAACATGATTAGTGTTCCTATGTCTCTCAACGCTATCGTCCGTCTAAAAGTCGCCGATGCTATCTGGCAAGGTGGCTCCAATGCTCCTCTTTCTGCCTCTCAGATCCTTCAACGTATTGCCTCTACTGGATCTGACCCTGAGAATTTGCAACGCATCCTTCGCATGCTCACTAGCTACGGTGTCTTTGAGGAACACCTCACCATCGAATCATCGCCTCTTGATGGTTCTGCTTCCGCAAGGAAGTATTCACTCACGGAAGTCGGTAAAACCCTCGTTACTGACACTGAAGGACTCTCCTACGCGCCTTACGTGCTCCAGCATCACCAG GACGCGCTAATGAAAGCGTGGCCATTGGTGCACGAGGCAGTGTTAGATCCCACAACAGAGCCATTCGTGAAGGCTAATGGTGAGCCTGCATATGATTACTATGGGAAGCAGCCAGAAATGAATGAGTTGATGCTGAAGGCAATGTCAGGTGTATCTGTCCCTTTCATGGAAGCAATGTTGGATGGCTATGATGGGTTTAAAGGGGTGGAAAGATTGGTTGATGTAGGTGGGAGTGCAGGGGATTGTTTGAGgatgatcttaaaaaaacatcCTGGTGTACGTCAAGGGATCAACTTTGATTTGCCTGAGGTGGTTGCTAAAGCACCTATTATTCCTG GTGTTACAAATGTTGGTGGTGACATGTTCAAGTCAATTCCGGATGGTGATGCTATCTTCATGAAG TGGATTTTGACGACATGGACAGACAATGAATGCAAGCTGATTATGGAGAACTGTTACAAGGCCCTTCCAGTGGGAGGAAAACTGATTGCCTGTGAACCGGTGCTGCCTAAGGATTCAGATGATAGTCACAGGACACGAGCTCTCTTAGAAGGTGACATATTTGTCATGACAATTTATAGGGCTAAGGGTAAGCACAGGACTGAAGAAGAATTTAAGCAGCTCGGTCAGTCTGTTGGTTTCTCTCATTTTCGTGCATTCTATGTCGATTATTTTTACACCGTTTTAGAGTTTCAGAAGTAA